In Zingiber officinale cultivar Zhangliang chromosome 8B, Zo_v1.1, whole genome shotgun sequence, a single genomic region encodes these proteins:
- the LOC122016152 gene encoding auxin-responsive protein IAA4-like → MESETDNLKATELRLGLPGSGVSDVAPPASSRPSKRSLNDHSQAQKAQLVGWPPVRSYRKKAMKAEAEAGLLVKVSMDGAPYLRKIDLTAFKGYKELSKALEDMFKAFEVHKGSNYAITYEDKDGDLMLAGDVPWEMFTSSCKKLRIIRGGSEATN, encoded by the exons ATGGAATCAGAGACGGACAACCTCAAGGCCACCGAGCTCAGGCTTGGCCTCCCCGGTAGCGGCGTCTCCGACGTCGCACCGCCAGCGTCTTCGAGGCCGTCCAAGCGCTCCCTCAACGACCACAGCCAAGCCCAGAA GGCGCAGCTGGTCGGCTGGCCGCCAGTTCGATCCTACCGGAAGAAGGCAATGAAGGCCGAGGCTGAGGCCGGGCTGCTCGTCAAGGTCAGCATGGACGGCGCTCCCTATTTGAGAAAGATCGACTTGACGGCGTTCAAGGGCTACAAGGAGCTGAGCAAGGCCTTGGAGGACATGTTCAAGGCCTTCGAGGTGCACAAAGGCTCAAACTACGCCATCACCTACGAAGACAAAGATGGCGACTTGATGCTCGCCGGAGATGTTCCTTGGGA GATGTTCACATCTTCTTGCAAGAAGTTGAGGATCATAAGAGGAGGATCTGAGGCCACCAATTAG